In Chitinivibrio alkaliphilus ACht1, the genomic stretch AGCACAGAAAAAGCGATACTCCATCTACGGCAAAAAAGAGCAGTTTCTCTTTCATCTGCGAACCCTTCTTCCTGATTCTTTCATCGCACGGGCATCCCTTAAAAAAATAGTGGGAATATCCCCGTCGCACCGCAGGAAGAATACCCCCCCTGAAAAAACAACATAATCATTTTTAACAAACGAGGTTTACCATGACAGTAAAACGAGTAGCTCTTCTTACCGCCGGCGGGTTGGCCCCCTGCCTCTCATCTGCCGTTGGCGGACTTATCGAGCGGTATACTGAGATCGCTCCTGAAGTTGAAATAATCGCCTATAAGGGTGGCTATAAAGGACTTCTTCTTGGAGAGTACTACACGGTGACAGCGGGGATTCGTGAAAATGCACGATTCCTCCATGAGCACGGTGGAAGCCCCATCGGAAACAGCCGGGTGAAACTGACCAACGTAAAAGACTGCGTTGCCAGAAAGCTGGTAAAGGAAGGACAAAACCCTCTGAACGTTGCGGCGGAACAGCTTACCAAAGACGGCGTTGATGTGCTCCATACCATTGGCGGCGACGACACAAACACCACCGCTGCAGATCTTGCCAAATACCTCAAGGAAAACGAATACGACTTGACCGTTGTGGGGCTTCCCAAAACCATCGATAACGACGTATTCCCCATTCGTCAATCCCTTGGTGCCTGGACTGCTGCTGAAGAGGGTGCAAAGTTTTTTGAGAATGTTGTGGCAGAGCATAATGCAAACCCACGCATGCTCATTATCCATGAGGTAATGGGACGAAACTGTGGATGGCTTACGGCTGCCACAGCAGTGGAATACCGCTCCATCCTTCAGGGCGAAAACTTTCTTCCTGCCCTGGGCCTTTCTCAGGAACGCAAAGATGTCCACGGCGTATTCATTCCAGAAATGGATGTAGATATTAAGGCTGAGGCCAAACGGCTGAAAAAGATTATGGACACCCATGATGGCGTAAATATATTTATTTCTGAGGGTGCAGGAGTTGACGCAATTATTAAAGAAAAAGAGGAGCAGGGTGAACAAATTGAGCGTGATGCCTTTGGCCACGTAAAATTAGACACCATTAATCCTGGTAAGTGGTTTGGCAACCAATTTGCGGAGATGCTCGGTGCTGAAAAGGTGCTCGTACAGAAGTCGGGCTATTTTTCCCGTGCCGCCCGTGCCAACACACGAGATCTTAATCTGATTAAAAGCTGCACCGATCTTGCTGTTGAGTGTGCCCTACGCGGTGAAAGCGGCGTAATTGGCCATGATGAAGATCAGGATAATCGCTTGCGTGCCATTGAGTTTGAGCGTATTGCCGGAGGAAAACCCTTCGACATTGATCAGCCGTGGTTTGGCGACTTGCTGAAAAGCATCGATCAGAAAAAAGGTAAAAAGGTTGATACCAGCCATTAAGCTATTTCTGGGGAGGAGCTTCCTCCTCCCCGTTTTTTTCCTGGAGTACCCATGACCTCTCGCATACTTCTCCTCATTTTCTGTTCTCTCATGGCTGTCGGGGCATATCCGCACACCTCAAAACACGCCCTCGACTGGGCTGGAACCTATACGGGAACATGTCCTGACGAAGCAGGTGAAGTACTCCTTCGTCTCACCTTGGAATACGACCATACCTTTACAAAAGAGCGCATCACCGACACGACCCAGCAGGATATTTCCGGAACCCTGGAGTGGTTTGACGATGGATTGCGCATACGCCTCATAGGGCCAGATACAACCACCGTGCTTTCTGCACATGTTGGCGAAAACAGGCTTTTTCTTCTCACCGATGCGGGAGAACACCACGCCCCCAGCCTCTGGGAGCATCCCTCCTTAGAAAAAGAACTTCCCCAAGACTCCACGCTCCCCGAGTGTACGCAGTAACCACTCCCTCCCATTACCAGAGAAGACACCTGAGCCTGTCAAAGGAACCGGAGTATATCGAAATTGCCGGAGAATGACCATGGGGCTTCGTATGATTATTGAGAAGAAAGGGTGAAATCTATACAACAATGTAGTATACTGAATGTAATTCTTTCATATAAAAGGAGATGCTTCAAATGAACAATAACGTGTATATCATGTAGAAAGAGATAAATGATACCGGAATAATTCTTATTGATGATCAGCATAAGGGAATAGTCTCGTTGATAAACACCCTGCACTTTTCAATATGTAATAAGCAGGATCATACATTTCAAAAATCCCTTATAGATGCTATAGAGAATTACACAAAAATACATTTTCAGACAGAGGAACACCTCCTTGAAAAATCCAATTACCCGGAGTTGGCCTCTCACCGCAAATTACATGATGAGTTAGCCATACGCAGAGAACACATTAATAAAGAATTTATTGACCATGATGACTATGTAACTCTTTTACAATTTTTGAAGGAATGGTGGACAAACCATATTAATAAAGATGACATGGAGTATGTGTCGCACGTCATGGAATATATACACAATTAAGATGTGCAGGAAGTTACTACGCAACGAAAGAGTATCCCCACGGTTCTATGTTACATGGAAATCAGAGGTGTAGTAAGCAGCAGTGGTGCATTTCTGAGGAGAAACGTAATCGAATCCGGACGGTTCGGGGCACTGGCGATTCCCTTTGTAACATGTATGCTCCAAAGTATTCATTAGGCACTGTTGGAACTGGAAGTCACCCCCGAAGTCAAGAGGCTGATTGAAGCAATCTCCGGAGAGATGAGCAAAAAATCCCTTATGAATGAATGGAGGCTCAAAGATGAGAAAAACTTCAGGGAAAGATATGTAGGGCCCGCTATTAAAGGATGATTTCTTGAGAGAACAATCCCGGAAAAACCCAACAGCCGGTTACAAAAATATCGTCTCACCGCCAAAAGGATTGAGCTTTTGAAAAAGATTGAAGAAAGTTATGGTAGGTACTAAGCAGCAATACCGGGGCAATGCACACGTGAAGGTGTTGCAGTTTCTCCTTCTGACCGTGTCGGCCCTCCTCATCTGCGGATGTACCAGTTCAGGCATCGTGGATTCAGATTCCCTCCGTTTTGGGTGGCACGAAGCTGTCCTTGAGCACCAGGATCTGGATCGGGAGTTTCGTTTTTATATACCCGAATCTGTCAGCAAAACCCCTCCCGTGGTCGTGCTGCTTCACGGGGGCAGCCAGAATATGGATGCCCTGTTTGAGCCGGAGGCCGGCGGGACACAGGAGTGGGAGCATATCGCCGATGATGAAGGGGTGGTGTTATTTGTCCCCAATGGGACACAAGGTGAAAGCGGATCTCCGGCGGAAGACAGCAGAAACTGGAATGATTGCCGCCCCGAAACGCAGGGCAAACCGGGGGCGGATGACTCCGGATTTATTCTCTCAATGCTCGACTGGGCTGCGGCCCATTTTGCCGGGCATGATATCTCCTTGAATATGGACCGTGTCTTTGCCACGGGGGCATCCAACGGTGGAATGATGTCGTACCGTCTGGCACGGGAATATCCGGAGCGATTTGCCGCAATAGGTGCATTCATAGCCAATCTTCCCAGCCCGTCAGAATGTTCCGGGGCACACACCCCCGTACCAACGCTCATTGTGAACGGCACAGAGGATATCATCATGCCCTTTGAGGGCGGAAGCATACTGGGAGGACGCGGTAAAGTGATGTCCGCTGAAGCAACCAGAGACCACTGGATAGACGTCAACAATGCTGATACGTCAGATCCCGAAATCACCCGGCTCCCCGATCTGGATCCTGATGACGGCAGCGTGGTTATCTGTGAATATTACCGTGCAGAACATTTTGGTGCCCCTGTGCAGTTTTGCCGTGTTGAAGGGGGCGGACATACCATGCCGTCCATCAATCACCCCATTGCTCTGGGCAGGCAGAATCGTGATGTGGAGGGTGCCCGTTTGGCGTGGGAGTTTTTAAAAAGTTAAGTGATAGCCTATGCCATGGGGGTACACCTGTACAGCGGTCTCTGCTCAGGCAACAGCCATATCCTGTCTGTTTTGGGCTATTCAGACTTTCACGGCAGGCATGGCATACTTTTTTGTTGCAAAAAGATGTATATTGTCATACTGTATGTGAATGATTCGTGAAAGGAGCACACCATGGCCAGCAAATATTGTGTGAACTGTGAAAGACAGGTGGAGGCAAGACGGCACATAGGCTTTGGAACAGTTATATTACTATTTATTACAAGTGGGTTCTGGCTGTTGACAATACCCTTTTATCCACTACGATGTCCAATTTGTAAGGGGACAGGTTTTAGAGCCCGGCCACCGGCGAAGAAAAAGGATACCTCTGCAGCTTCTCAGCCCCGGCACACTCCCATTCAAAACCATGATCCAATGGAACAGATAAAAAAATTACAGGAATTGAAGGAAGCCGGAGCAATAACAGCAGACGAATGTAATGAGAAGAAAAAGAAGTTACTGGATACCATTTAATACCCGCACCTCATTTCTACAGGAAGCACCCCCGTATAGGGTGAACATGTACCGCATGTGGTATCTCAATATTATTTTTCTCAAAATCATAGTGGCCGGTACGTTCCAGTAAACCCTTGACCTGGTAACCCCCGTTATTTGAACGAAAGATTATTCACCCTTTAATTTCATATTTCCGAATATATTTTTCAATAATTGATTAAGTAAATATCGTTCAATCACCCAATTTATTGTCTCAACTGAAGAGCAAGTTGAATATGATAAAGGAGCATTTAAAGACATGCCAGTATTAAAGAACGGAGAATGGGAAGCGCCATTCTGGGGTTCACCAAAGAGTTTCATCACCGGACAGGACATGCTTGGCATGCAGAATACTTCCATCGCCACCTATTCAGCCTTGCTCCCCGGTCTCACAAACCTTACCCGGAGAATTCGGTATTATGGTTTCTACATGTGGCTCCTTGAGCAGTACGCCGAAACAGAGGGAAAGGTAAGTGTCTCAGCGTTTCGACAATTCATACGACGTGGGGAATTGATTTTTGCGTTTATGATGGCGGACACCCACACGGAAGAAAACGGCATTGTCGGAATCTCATACGCGCAAAATCACCTCAAGCAAAACAGCAATCCCATTAATATTGCTGCCGGTGCGGACCGTAAAAATGAAAATACCTACTGGAAATACTCTGCCGGGGCATTCGGTCAATACTATCAGGGTGCCCTATCAGCTATTGGATTGATCGCACCAAGTGAAAATGAAAGCAGGATCCCTGTATGCACAGCAGATTATGGCCGTAAGCTCGCAAAGTCGTTCGAGTCAACCATTGCTAAAGATACACGAGACCGATATATCGATGCTATTAAAGAAGGAAAAGTTACCCGGGAAGAACTGACAGACTTTGGCAAAGAATTTTCGACAACGGCAATAAAACCACATTCCCCGGAATGGGAATTCTATATCGATATGCTCTTTGGGAAAGACCTTCCAACCGTGAAAGCTCCAAGCGGGCATACAAAATTCAGAGTTGAGACGATACTGCTCTATCTGGGATATCTTAAAAAAAGCAAACAATTCGAATCTGCCGGTTCATTTCCGGTAAGTTTTCATTACCGACTGTGGAAGGAAGAACCCTTTATCGGATATACGGCATACACAGGGTGGCATTATTATGCCCTGAATGAGTTTGCCCATTATAGTCTTGAAACGATACTCTGGGCATGTCTTGTTCAACTCAAAAATGAAGGACCGGTCTCTTTATCCTTTTTTATTGAAAGTTTTACCGACAAAACACTCACCGCACTGGATACAATCTCTTCCAGTTATGGCGATGCACGCACATTAGCATTTGCATCTTTTGCGGAAAATTTATACACCACAGGATTTACACCTTCACAATATACAGACAATATCAAACATACCAATGAAGATAAGCCGTATAATGGTATAGCCTACGCCCTGCATGTGCTTGCTCAAATCTATTGGCATGACAAAACAGAAATTTCCAAATTGAACACTTATGTCCGGAAGCACGGCATGTGTCGGGACGGTGATGTCACCGAATTGCTCAAGTGGGTGGAGAAGAATGAAAATCTCCCTATACCGCAGTTTTTCCGAAAGCTGCTGCTTCAGCATGTTATCAATCGGCATATCGAAGTTGCTATGCGGAAAATGCGCAATCGCAATGAGAATACTATAAAATTCACTCTTGAAGACAACATCTTGAGCATCACAGGCAAGACAATGGAGCCGGTCTGGACCGGTCCACGGCTTAAATCATTGCACCAATTCCTTGTGGACCTGAAGCTGGTTAGGAATAATACCCTTTTGCCATTAGGAGAAAATTTACTCAGAGAGCATTTGAAATGAAAAATCGCAGAGAATATCCGATACTATCCCTTCTTCCGGCAAAGCACTTTCATTCCTGCGTACTCACAACCTTTTCATTCGATTTCAACTATTTCAACCATGATGCCCTTGCCGGATTGAGTCGTGCAGGAGTTCGAAATATCTGCATACTCCTCGATGACACCATGCTACAGCAATATCTCGGCTGTCTTTCAGGATATTCCGGCAGTGCTGCAAAGAGATATTCCCTTTCAGGTATTGTTCATCCCGGCGCATTTCATCCTAAATTAAGTCTGTTTTTCGGGCGCAACGGACACGGGTTTCTCATTATTGGTTCCGGTAATCTGACTGCGGCCGGACATGGCAGAAATCAGGAATTGTGGGGCGCATTTCATATTAAAGGTCCCCATGACCCGAAGGCTGCACTGTTTAAAGAGGCATGGGAATATGTTAAAAAATGTAGTGCAGAAACACCCGGCGTATCCCGGCAGAAGTTTGAATGGATAGAAACCCATACCCCATGGCTTCAGGATATTTCAGTTCCCGAACAAACGTACGGATACGATATCGGCAAGGGCGTTGAAGCATTCTTTTTAACAAACCAACAAACCGGCATCCTCAGCAATATTGGCTATATTGTAAAAGAAAATGTGAAGGAATGCACTATCATTTCGCCATTCTTCGATAACCAAACCGCCGCCCTTCTCGAACTGGAACATATGTACCCAAAGGCCCGAATACACGTTCTGATTCAGCCCAATACTGTAAAGGGCAATTTATCACGCAACGAGTTCAGGCGCACATCTTTTTACGACTGGAACACCCTTACAAAGGATACACAACTACGCTATCTTCACGCTAAGTTCCTGCATATTCAAACCGACAATGCAGAATATTGCCTCCTGGGGAGTGCAAACCTTACCGCCCCCGCACTCGGAACGTCGCACATAAAACCTTCCAACGAAGAAGCCTGCCTTCTGTTCAGGCGGGCAAAAGGGAATTGGCTTGAAGAGCTTGGGCTAAACAAAAAATGGGCGCCCATTCATTCTGAAGATATTAAAAACCACGAAATCGAAACCCCGAAAGACAATCAGGAAAAAGAAACGAAACAGTACCGCCTTTCTGCAATAGACCGAATTGGCACCAATCTATATGTGTATTATACCAAACCGCGCCCGGATTTTGAAAACACACGTCTTTCCCTGTTTGATGGGTGGGGGGAACGGCAAAAGCTTCTGGATTTGGCACAAACAGAATTGGAGACAAATGACGAATTCCTGAGAATTACTGCCGATTCAATAGAGGAAGATATCCTGTATGGACAATTGTTTGACACCCATGATACGGCAATTTCGAATAAGCAAATAGTTCACGACATGGCGGCACTTTCCCGCACCAATCCCGACCCGAAAACTCAACAAATAGAGGGATTGCTCGACCAAATTGATTTAATGATGTCGAAATTGTTGAAATATTAAGTTATCTCGACCCCAATGATCTTACTGATGAGCGAGTCTTGGGCAGGAGTTCTGCTAATCATCCCCGTAAACAGGAAACACAGATTGATGGTACGGGAGAAACACTCTCCTATGATGATTTTACGAAGGTATCACCGGAATATCAATTCAAGGATGGCATGTCATATCTGTACGGTGCACACCCCATAGAACGGGTTTTTGAAACCTTGCGTACCATATTTAAAAAGCTCATGATACGTGATATCGATATAGCTGA encodes the following:
- a CDS encoding SHOCT domain-containing protein translates to MASKYCVNCERQVEARRHIGFGTVILLFITSGFWLLTIPFYPLRCPICKGTGFRARPPAKKKDTSAASQPRHTPIQNHDPMEQIKKLQELKEAGAITADECNEKKKKLLDTI
- a CDS encoding alpha/beta hydrolase family esterase; the encoded protein is MVGTKQQYRGNAHVKVLQFLLLTVSALLICGCTSSGIVDSDSLRFGWHEAVLEHQDLDREFRFYIPESVSKTPPVVVLLHGGSQNMDALFEPEAGGTQEWEHIADDEGVVLFVPNGTQGESGSPAEDSRNWNDCRPETQGKPGADDSGFILSMLDWAAAHFAGHDISLNMDRVFATGASNGGMMSYRLAREYPERFAAIGAFIANLPSPSECSGAHTPVPTLIVNGTEDIIMPFEGGSILGGRGKVMSAEATRDHWIDVNNADTSDPEITRLPDLDPDDGSVVICEYYRAEHFGAPVQFCRVEGGGHTMPSINHPIALGRQNRDVEGARLAWEFLKS
- a CDS encoding pyrophosphate--fructose-6-phosphate 1-phosphotransferase yields the protein MTVKRVALLTAGGLAPCLSSAVGGLIERYTEIAPEVEIIAYKGGYKGLLLGEYYTVTAGIRENARFLHEHGGSPIGNSRVKLTNVKDCVARKLVKEGQNPLNVAAEQLTKDGVDVLHTIGGDDTNTTAADLAKYLKENEYDLTVVGLPKTIDNDVFPIRQSLGAWTAAEEGAKFFENVVAEHNANPRMLIIHEVMGRNCGWLTAATAVEYRSILQGENFLPALGLSQERKDVHGVFIPEMDVDIKAEAKRLKKIMDTHDGVNIFISEGAGVDAIIKEKEEQGEQIERDAFGHVKLDTINPGKWFGNQFAEMLGAEKVLVQKSGYFSRAARANTRDLNLIKSCTDLAVECALRGESGVIGHDEDQDNRLRAIEFERIAGGKPFDIDQPWFGDLLKSIDQKKGKKVDTSH
- a CDS encoding bacteriohemerythrin → MLIDDQHKGIVSLINTLHFSICNKQDHTFQKSLIDAIENYTKIHFQTEEHLLEKSNYPELASHRKLHDELAIRREHINKEFIDHDDYVTLLQFLKEWWTNHINKDDMEYVSHVMEYIHN